The Halotia branconii CENA392 region ACAGCCACAGTTGAGCAATTAGCCAAAATTCCTTTTATAGATTTATCTTTAGCTGAAGCGATAGTCCAAAATCGCTTATCGGCTGGATTTTACAGCAATTTAGCCGATTTTCAGCGACGACTAGATTTGTCTGGTGAAGCGATCGCCCAGATGATGTATTATTTAAGATTTTAAGACTTACAACCCTGAGAGCAGATTTTTGAAGAACTACCTTTTAACTTGATAATCACCGTGTCTAGAAACAAGACACTTTTATTCTTAGGGAACTCCAAAAAATACATTATCCAATTTATTCATATTTTATTTTTCTTACTCCCCCTGCTCCCCGAAGTTGCTCCACTTGGGGAGACCCCAAGACCGCACTTCTCTTCTGCTCCCTGCCCCCCTGCTTCTATAACGATGGGATATTTTTTTAGTTGGAAGTCCTTTACCTCTTTAAAACTTTCAGGGGTTGTTAAAATCCGTCCACAATTATTAGAGTTAAGTTAGTTGCCTTGGTGGGATGGACAGTCCTAAAGAACGATGACCCAACAAACAGAAAGAATTTGTATCCTTGGTGGAGGCTTTGGTGGTCTCTACACTGCCTTGCGCCTGTGTCAGTTACCTTGGGAATCTTCACAAAAGCCCGAAATTGTACTAGTCGATCAAAGCGATCGCTTTTTATTTTCTCCCTTACTTTACGAATTACTTACAGGTGAACTGCAAACCTGGGAAATTGCCCCACCTTTTGAAGAACTTTTACAAGATACAGGTATTCGTTTTTATCAAGGAGTTGTGTCTGGAATTGATACCGACCAAAAACGAGTTCATTTACAAGATGGCCCAGAAATTCCCTATGATCGATTGGTACTTGCTTTGGGCGGAGAAACACCACTAGATATGGTAACTGGAGCTACGTCTTACGCCTATCCATTCCGTAGTATTACTGATGCTTATCGTTTAGAAGAACGCTTGCGAGTATTAGAAGAATCTGACGCAGATAAAATCCGGGTGGCAATTGTTGGGGCTGGTTATAGCGGCGTAGAATTGGCTTGTAAATTAGCAGACAGGCTAGGAGAAAGAGGACGCTTTCGATTAATTGAAATCAGCGACCAAATCTTGCGAACTTCCCCAGAATTTAATCGTGAAGCCGCCAAAAAAGCTTTAGAAGAAAAGGGTGTGTTTATTGATTTAGAAACCAAAGTTGAATCAATAGGACAAGATACCATTTCTTTAGATTATAAAAATCAGGTAGATACAATCCCCGTAGATTTGGTAATTTGGACTGTAGGCATACGAGTTGCTTCTGTAGTGCGATCGCTAGCTTTCAAGCAAAACCAGCGTGGTCAAATCAGCACTACACCTACTTTGCAAGTCCTTGACCATCCCGAAATCTTTGCCTTGGGAGATTTAGCAGATTGTTGTGATGCTGAAGGTCAACAAATACCCGCCACAGCCCAAGCAGCTTTCCAACAAGCTGATTATACAGCCTGGAATATCTGGGCAACTCTTAGCGATCGTCCTTTACTTCCTTTCCGCTATCAACAGTTAGGAGAAATGATGGCGTTGGGTACAGACAACGCTACGCTGGCTGGTTTGGGAATTAAATTAGATGGCTCTTTAGCTTATGTAGCGCGTCGTTTGGCTTACTTATATCGGATGCCAACTTTAGATCATCAGCTCAAAGTTGGTTTTAATTGGCTAGTCCGTCCTATTATAGATACACTTTCTCAGTAACAAGTAGTGTGCCTTGACTGCGGAAACTCTCTCACAAGCCAAAATCTCAAATCCGACATTTGTAAATCATAAAAAGTTTGATGGAACGACCGAAAGTTATTCTAGTAGATGCTGTGGGTACACTCTTCGGAGTTAAAGGCAGCGTAGGCGAAGTATATAGTCAGATAGCCCAAGAATTTGATGTTGAAGTAGCACCAGAAGTATTAAATACAGCATTTATCAAAAGCTGGAAAGCAGCACCACCGCCAATTTTTCCAGATGCTGACCCACAAGATATTCCCCAACGGGAGTTTGATTGGTGGCAGATTATTGCCTTGAATACTTTTGAAAGTGCAGGTGTTCTCAAGCAGTTTTCCGACTTTTCGGCATTTTTTGGTGAACTTTATATTCACTTTGGTACTGGCCAACCGTGGTTTATTTATCCTGATGTCTTACCATCTTTATTAGATTGGCAGCGTTCAGGAATTGAACTAGGGATACTATCTAATTTTGATTCCCGAATTTATTCAGTATTACAAAGTTTAGGACTAAGCCAATACTTTAAATCCATCACCATTTCTACCCAAGCCCGTGCGGCTAAACCAGATCCTCGAATTTTTGCCATTGCTTTAGAAAAACATAACTGTCAACCTGAGGCAGCATGGCATATTGGTGACAGTATCGAAGAAGACTATCAAGGGGCTAAAGCCGCTGGACTCAGAGGCATTTGGATTAATCGAGATCAAATACAACCAGGCAGTTAGCAATGTTAGAAAACGCAGAGGTACAGCTTGACTCTGCGTTAAATTTTAGGCGATCGCTCTTCCCTTTTGAAGTAGAGGGAGTAAGAAAAATAAAGTCTGAATAAATTGGATAATTTTTTTTGAGTTTCTTAATAAAACTTGTCATTCAGCTAAACTGGTAGCTTTTATCAAGACACTTAATACTAAATTATCAATGAGTCTACTGACTCAGTCTGTATACGATTTATTTCATGTCTATAAAGAGGTGTCCAGAGTAACGTCTTCCCATTCTTGAATTTCTTTCTCAAAGGATTCTAGTTTCTGACGAAAACTTGTCAATGCATCTTCTCCTAATAGCAAATGCAGAGGAGGATTGTTTGACTCTACTACTTTAATAATTGCTTGTGCAGCCTTGTCAGGATCTCCTCTATCACTATTTTCTAACTGGTGTTTGACGAACTTGTGGACGGATTCTTGATAGTCATCAATTTGACAATCGGGAGTTGTTGTAGAACCTTGAATATTGGTTCTAAACCCTCCTGGTTCAATCAAAGTTAGCTTAACACCAAAAGGTGCAAGCTCTTGGGCTAATGCTTCAGAATAACCCTCAATCGCAAATTTGGTAGCAGAATAAATGCCCGAACCAGGAAAGCCCATAAGACCGCCAGCCGAAGAGATATTAATGATATGACCACTTTTTCTTTGGCGAAAATAAGATAACGTTGCTTTGATTACATTCAAAGTTCCAAAGCAATTAACCTCAAACTGACGACGTATCTGTTCGTCTGCGATTTCTTCCACTGCACCCATAGTAGCAATACCCGCATTATTGACCAGCACATCTATCTGACCAAAAGTAGAGAAAGCAACATTAATTGCAGAACTAATTTCCTTTGGTTTGGTAACATCTAAGCTGACTACCTTTGCAGTGTCAGAGTACTGCTTAACTAAATCTTCGATCGCTTCGGGATGTCGAGTTGTTGCCACAACCTTATCTCCTTTGGCTAATACAGCTTTACTCAAGGAAAGTCCAAAACCGCTATTACTCCCCGTAATAAACCAAACTTTACTGTCAGTATTCATGATATTTCCCAAATTCATTCTTTTTGTTGTAATTAGGGTACATTCGAGTTAGATGGTCGGAGCGGATCGGGTCCAGACACTGGTGTCATACCAAAAGCCTTCATCAATGCGGTAACGTGGACTTGGCTCGGACGGGTACGACCGTGTGGCGGGATCGTGCGGCTCTCGGCTGGCTCGGCGAGGGCTACCACCGCTGTTTCCCAACTTGCGGGCATATAGCTGTTGAGGACGCGGGCCACTTCGCTATCGACGCGGAAGCCATGAACTGTATTGCGCGGAATGACTACAAAACTACCAGCGGCTACCTGACTCATCTCATCATTCATTAGGAAAGTGAC contains the following coding sequences:
- a CDS encoding quercetin 2,3-dioxygenase, whose product is MTLTPWPTLPPPGSMPFIKTRDNAPAYWSDDILWLILASGEDTGGRWSMMEELCPKGSGAPPHVHIWSDETFYVLEGEVTFLMNDEMSQVAAGSFVVIPRNTVHGFRVDSEVARVLNSYMPASWETAVVALAEPAESRTIPPHGRTRPSQVHVTALMKAFGMTPVSGPDPLRPSNSNVP
- a CDS encoding oxidoreductase, which codes for MNTDSKVWFITGSNSGFGLSLSKAVLAKGDKVVATTRHPEAIEDLVKQYSDTAKVVSLDVTKPKEISSAINVAFSTFGQIDVLVNNAGIATMGAVEEIADEQIRRQFEVNCFGTLNVIKATLSYFRQRKSGHIINISSAGGLMGFPGSGIYSATKFAIEGYSEALAQELAPFGVKLTLIEPGGFRTNIQGSTTTPDCQIDDYQESVHKFVKHQLENSDRGDPDKAAQAIIKVVESNNPPLHLLLGEDALTSFRQKLESFEKEIQEWEDVTLDTSL
- a CDS encoding HAD-IA family hydrolase → MERPKVILVDAVGTLFGVKGSVGEVYSQIAQEFDVEVAPEVLNTAFIKSWKAAPPPIFPDADPQDIPQREFDWWQIIALNTFESAGVLKQFSDFSAFFGELYIHFGTGQPWFIYPDVLPSLLDWQRSGIELGILSNFDSRIYSVLQSLGLSQYFKSITISTQARAAKPDPRIFAIALEKHNCQPEAAWHIGDSIEEDYQGAKAAGLRGIWINRDQIQPGS
- a CDS encoding NAD(P)/FAD-dependent oxidoreductase, yielding MTQQTERICILGGGFGGLYTALRLCQLPWESSQKPEIVLVDQSDRFLFSPLLYELLTGELQTWEIAPPFEELLQDTGIRFYQGVVSGIDTDQKRVHLQDGPEIPYDRLVLALGGETPLDMVTGATSYAYPFRSITDAYRLEERLRVLEESDADKIRVAIVGAGYSGVELACKLADRLGERGRFRLIEISDQILRTSPEFNREAAKKALEEKGVFIDLETKVESIGQDTISLDYKNQVDTIPVDLVIWTVGIRVASVVRSLAFKQNQRGQISTTPTLQVLDHPEIFALGDLADCCDAEGQQIPATAQAAFQQADYTAWNIWATLSDRPLLPFRYQQLGEMMALGTDNATLAGLGIKLDGSLAYVARRLAYLYRMPTLDHQLKVGFNWLVRPIIDTLSQ